From Nguyenibacter vanlangensis, one genomic window encodes:
- a CDS encoding LacI family DNA-binding transcriptional regulator, whose protein sequence is MPGRSRSRSSGRLTLKDVARAAGVSTATVSNAYARPDQLSGDLRRRVLRIAEDLGYPGPDPLARHLSIGRTGTVAFVFSEDMPYAFSDSAVLALLRGVATECERKGISLMLLPVRAKAGPAAPRQPVMDVLASAAVDGLILYALSGYDDVVTAASRRQVPLVIIDQPRRTDIPVVRIDDFAAARDMARHVVRAGHRSVGIVSLRTRRDGYSGFMDPERRATIGESTAAQRLRGFYAAFDEAGIGPDTIPVWESWENTEHNGEQAARDMLARKKTRPTAILAMSDRLALGVMADAARRKLRIPHDLSVTGFDDIPQAAATGLTTIRQPFTEKGAAALRTLFDTTGRSTTLATELVQRTSLAHPQFR, encoded by the coding sequence ATGCCAGGACGCTCACGCTCACGCTCATCGGGCCGCCTGACGCTCAAGGACGTCGCCCGCGCCGCCGGCGTCTCGACGGCCACGGTCTCCAACGCCTATGCGCGCCCCGACCAATTGTCCGGCGACCTGCGCCGGCGCGTCCTCCGCATCGCGGAAGATCTGGGCTATCCCGGCCCGGACCCGCTGGCGCGCCATCTCAGCATCGGCCGCACCGGCACGGTCGCCTTCGTCTTCAGCGAAGACATGCCCTATGCGTTTTCCGATTCCGCCGTCCTGGCCCTGCTCCGGGGCGTCGCCACGGAATGCGAACGCAAGGGCATCAGCCTGATGCTGCTGCCGGTGCGCGCCAAGGCCGGCCCGGCCGCCCCCAGACAGCCGGTGATGGACGTCCTGGCCTCGGCGGCGGTCGACGGCCTCATTCTCTATGCCCTGTCGGGCTATGACGACGTCGTGACGGCCGCGTCGCGCCGCCAGGTGCCGCTGGTCATCATCGACCAGCCCAGGCGGACCGATATCCCCGTCGTGAGGATCGACGATTTCGCCGCCGCGCGCGACATGGCGCGCCACGTCGTCCGGGCCGGCCACCGCAGTGTCGGCATCGTCTCGCTCCGCACCCGCCGCGACGGCTATAGCGGGTTCATGGACCCGGAACGCCGCGCCACCATCGGCGAAAGCACCGCCGCCCAGCGCCTGCGCGGCTTCTACGCGGCATTCGACGAGGCCGGGATTGGCCCCGATACCATCCCCGTCTGGGAAAGCTGGGAAAACACCGAGCATAACGGCGAACAGGCCGCCCGCGACATGCTCGCGCGCAAGAAGACCCGCCCGACCGCCATCCTGGCCATGAGCGACCGCCTGGCCCTCGGCGTCATGGCGGACGCGGCGCGCCGGAAACTGCGCATCCCCCACGACCTCTCCGTCACCGGCTTCGACGACATCCCACAAGCCGCCGCGACCGGGCTGACGACGATCCGCCAACCCTTCACCGAAAAAGGCGCTGCGGCCCTGCGGACGCTGTTCGACACCACCGGCCGATCCACGACCCTGGCAACCGAACTGGTCCAGCGAACCTCCCTGGCCCACCCGCAATTCAGATGA